The genomic stretch AAGGCCGCTGGTGAGCGTGGGCGTGGCGCTGGGCGTGGCCGCGCTCGTGGTGGTCGAGCGCTCCGGCTGGCGGGTGGAGCGGGACGACGGCTTCGGGGTCTCCGTGGCGATGCCTCAGGGCTGGCGCGGGGAACTGGACGGGCAGGGCCGCAGGACGTTCTCCAATGGCCTGGTGGGGCTGGGGCGCGCCACCTTCTCGGCGGAGGCCATCGAGACGGGCGAGGCGGGGGACGGGCTGTCACAGGCCCGTCACTTCGTGGAGGAGTCGCTCCCGCTCGGCGCGCCGGGGCCGGAGGGGCGGGCGGTGTCGGTGCTGGGGCCGTCGACCACGCGCGTGGGCGGGCGGGTCGCGCAGCGCCTGCGCGCCGAACTGGCGTCACCCGAGGGGCCCAGGCACCTGCTCGCGCTCTTCGTGCCTCGGGGCGAGTGGGTGTACCGGCTCGTCTTCACGTGGCCCGCCGAGTGGCCCGAATACCAGGACATCGTCTCGCGCATGGTCGCGGAGCTGCGCTTCGACGAGCCCTCCGTGCTGCGCGAGGCGCGAGGCCGCGCGCTGTTGACGCCCGGGGCCGCGGGCCCGCAGCGGGAGCTGGGCGGGGTGCTGCGGCGGTTGGGACAGCCGCGCGAGGCCGTCCTCCCGCTGGCCGAGTCCGTGCGGTTGGCGCCGTCGCACGTGGGCACGCGCGTGGAGCTGGCCCGGGCGCTGCTCGATTCGGGGCGGGTGGAGGAGGGCTGCCACGCGGCGGACGAGGCCTCGCTCTATGGCCCCTCGGACACGGGCGCGCTGGAGGCGGGCGTGCGCTGCGAGCTGGCCCGGGGCAGGCTGACCCGGGCCCTGGAGCGGCTGGAGGAAGCGCGCCGCGTGGACCCCCAGGACGCGCGGCTGCGCGCGGCGGAGGCCGCGCTGCGTGGAGTGATGGAGGCCTCGCGGCGCGAGTAGCGGAGGCCGGACGCTCGCGGTGGGGGCGCCCGGCTCCGCTCAGTCCTCGTCCTTCAGCAGGAAGTCGTTGTTGATGACCTTGAACGACAGCCTGCCGCCCAGGGTGGGCGAGTGCCGCTCGACGAGCGGGCGGATGACGATGCCCTCCTTGCGGCTCCGCGTCCCCGCGTAGACGCCCTGGGCGAGCTCCAGGTAGCGCGCCAGCGTGTGGGGGAACGCGCGCGCCGCCTCCCCCGTGACGACGTGCTCCACCGGCACCGTGCGCAGCCCGTGCCGCGCGCAGAACGCGATGAAGTCCGCGTGGTCCAGGAAGCGGCCGGTGCGCGTGTCGTGGACGCTGAACACGAACAGGTCCGTCTCCCCGAGCCCCAGCCGGTTCTTCTGGATGCCCGGGCCGCACAGCTCCCCCTGGATGGCGAAGCCCGGGGGCAGCACCGTGTCCAGCGCGTAGCGCTCCACCATCCGCCACACCGGGTTCGGCCCCGGCTTCAGCGCCCAGTTGCGCGAGCACGCGACGAGCGGCCCCTCCAGCGGCCGGAAGTACGTCGCGGAGCTCCCATCGAGCTTCGTCGTCACGAAGAAGTCGTGGCCCCGCAGCTCCTCGAGGACGCCGAGCATCGACTGCAACCGGATTTCGTCCGTCTTCGGCACCGCTCCGGGGAACGGCCCGGCCACGTCGCGCGCGTCGGAGGGCGTCGGCTCGAACTTCACCACGCCCAGCCGCTCCCGCACGTCCGTGCCCACCGGCGGCGTGTCGCCGTCGAGGATGGACGTCGGCAGCGCGAGCCCCTGGGACAATACGCCCCTCAGCCTCGCCGTCTTCACGCGGAAGCCCCGGGGCCGGAGGAACTCCGCCCACGGCGCGCCCTCCGGCAGCTGGCTGTCGATCTCGAAGAAGACGCACGCGTCGCCGGGCGCGAAGTCGCCCTTCGACACCACCACGTCCCAGCCCATCACCCGCGCCTTCTGGATGTTGTCGGCTCCGGGGATGGGCTCCACGTGGTCGATGTGCTGGATCGAGACGAGCTTTCTCTCCATGGGACCTGCCTCCTCGCCCCGGTGACGCCGGGGCTTCCCCGAGACGTCCCCTGGACTCCGGCCTGACAGCGCGTGGCCGGGGTGACCGTCTCCAGGTCAGCGTGGCAGAGCACCATCCCCCTCGGACAGGTGGTGCTCACCACCGCGCGCTGAAGGCGCGCACCACGAGCCCCACGCCCACGGTCCACTCGTCCAGTCGCTTCAGCCCGGCGTCGCCGTGGACGTAGGCGCCGGAGAGCCTCACGGCGATGGGTTGGTCCGCCACCGCGACGAGGATGCGCTCCAGGCTGGCGTCGCCGCGCGCGCGGAACGTCAGGCCTTTCTCCTCCACGTCGCGGCTCCACCCCGCGAGGCCCGTGGCGCGCAGGGCCCACAAGCCGTCCTCCGTCTCCAGCCCCAGGTCGAACATCATCGACGAGAAGGGCGACAGCTCGTGCGTGGTGCCTTCGGCCGAGTGGCGCAGCGTGTGGCTCGCCACCGGGCCCAGGCCCAACCACTTCCTCCCCGAGGACGAGCGCAGCGGGTCCACCAGCAACCCCACGCGCCCCGTCTCCAGCGTCCAGCCCGGGCCCTCCCACGGCCGGCGCTCCAGGTGCGCCGCGCGCAGCGCGATGGACACGTCGAACGGGAAGGGGATGCGCACCGGGCGGGAGGTGGGGACCAGGATGAAGCCCTCCTCCAGGTGGCGGCGCAGCAGGCCGTCGTAGGCGGTGAGGGTGAAGCCCCGCCGGGCTCCGTCCCACAGCTCCACCGCGGCCAGCCGGTGGTTGTTGTACCAGGGCGTGGCCTTGCTCTGGCTCGTGCGCCCGGTGCGCAGGTCTAGGCCCGCGCGCAGCGACAGGGCGCGGTGGCCCTGGCTCATGCGCGTGCCCAGCCCCACCACCAGCCCGTCGCCCGGGTCGAAGCAGGTGGGGAACGACAGCGCGTGGGCGTCCCGGGCCAGACAGGGCTGCTCGGGCGCGGGGGGCTGCGCGGCCGTCGTGGCCAGCGCCAAGGCGAGTCCGAGCGCGAGCACGGCCTAGTCCTTCGCCCGGTCGGCCAGGGGCGCGTCGCGGCGTGGAGGGGCCCAGAGCGAGAAGCGCAGCCCCGCGGAGGCGGACCACTCCCAGCGGTGGGGCAGCCCCGGGATGTCGTTGCGCCACGTGCCCCGCCCGTCCACCACCAGGCTCAGGGGCTGGTCGTTGATGGCCAGCAGGATGAGCTCGTAGCCCGCCTGCACACGCAGTCGCTCGGGCTGGTCGGGGCGCCCCGCGATTCCGCGCGACAGCAGGAGCTTCTCGGCCTTGGTGGAGAAGCGCAGGTGGTGGAAGCCGTCCCGGTCCAACGTCAGGTCCGCCTCCAGCACGGCGCCCGGCACGAGCAGGGCGTCGTCGTTCAGGTAGTCGCGCTCCATGCCGGCGCCCGCGCGCAGCCGGACGTAGGAGACCAGGTCCCGCGAGTGCCACAGATCCAGGGTGCCATGCACCGTGCCCCAGGTGATGAAGCCCGCCTCGATGTCCTCTCGCTCCAGTTGCTCGACGCGCAGCAGTTCGAACCACATGCCCAGGTTGAGGAAGATGTCGTGCCGCCGGGGCTCGCCGAGGAACGTGGTGATGCGGAACGCCGGGTCGTCGCGCTCGATGCTGAAGTCATAGCGCGCCATCGTGAGGTCCACGGACGGCTCTCCCAGCGACACCTCCGTCTCCAGGAAGCGCAGCCGGTGCAGGGTGTTCTCGTTGGAGACGTCCAGCGCGATTCCGAAGTCCAGGCGCGCGCGGTCCCTCCTTCCCGCGCCGCTGACGGCCGGTGACAGCGGGCTCCAGGCGCCCCCCAGCCAGATGCGCCGGTTCAAGTCGAAGTTGAACTGCATCACCCTGCCGCGCTCGTCGCGGTACCAGCCCGGCGGAGACTCCGCGATGGCCGCCACGAGCCGGTACGTCCGCAGGAGGTCAGCGGGGACGGGCGACATGGCCTCCGAGACACAGGCGGAGGTCCGCTCCAGGCGACGGCTCGACTCGACGCCGTCGATGTCCAGCTCCCGGTCCGGCGCGACCAGACAGGTCCTCGTGGCCTCGTCGCACTGCGCGCGCCACCGTCCGGAGGGGACCTCCGCCGTGGGAGCCAACCGGAGGCACACCGTCGCCTTCGACCAGTTCTGCATCGGCAGCTCTCCGGAGGCCCCGGACAGGGAGGGCGGGACCGGCAGCGGGAGCTCGGGACGGGGCTCGGGGGGGACCGGCTCGGTCGGGGTCTCCGCCTGCTGGGCCGGCGGTGATGACTCCGCGGTGGCGCCTGTCGGAGCGCTCTCCTCGTCCTGGTCCGCCAGGGGCACGTCCGAGGGTGGGGTGGCCTCGCCGGGGGGCTCCTGGGGGAGCCAGCGGCCCAGGCCCGACCGGGGTGTCTCGGAGGGCTGGAAGGCTTCGGCGGGGATGGGCTGGGGGGCCTCCGGGCCCGGCGTCTGGGCGAGCAGGAGGGCGCACCCAAGGGCCACTGCGGGAACGAGCATGTTGCCTCCGAAACGGGACGGAGGCGGCCAGTACAAGGCCCGTGCCCTCGCCTGTCCCTCGGGCTTTCGCGGGGTTGGGCGCCACGGGCGTGCAGGCTCCTGCACAATGGCGCGCACCCTTCCTCACGCGCGGGGCCTCTGGCGGAGGTCGACCGGAGGGGGTGGCGGGGGTATAAGGCCGCGTCCTGCCCTCGACACGCAGGCCATCCGCCCGAACCGATTCAAGGAGCCCTCAACCCGTGGCGAGCGACGGCGAACAGCAGCAGCGCGAAGAGACCTTCACGGAGGCCATTCTCGGGAAGGAGACGTTGTCGTCGCGGTGGGCGCAGCGCTGGCTGGCACTGCCCCTCACCCTGAGGGTGGTGCTCTCCACGGCGGGGTTCGCGGCCCTGGTCTTCCTGCCCTACCTGGGCGCGGTCGGCCTGTGGGACTGCTGGGAGACGCACTACGGCGAAGTGGCGCGGATGATGATCGTCCGCCGCGACTACGTGTTCCCCTACTGGGAGAACGCGTGGTTCTTCTCCAAACCGCCGCTCACCATGTGGATGCAGGCGCTGGGCATGCAGGTGGTGGGCGCGGTGCGCGAGTCCGGCGCCATGGGCCTGTACACCGAGTGGGGCATGCGCGTCCCCTTCGCGCTCCTGAGCATCACCGCCGTGGCGCTCCTGTCGCTGGCGGTGTCGCGCGTGGTGAGCCTGCGCGCGGGCCTGGCCACGGGCTTCATCCTGGTCACCATGCCGCTGTACTTCCTGCTCACGCGGCAGACGGTGACGGACACGCCGTTCGTCACGACGCTCATCTGCGCCATGTCGTGCGCGCTCATCGGTCAGCTCGACGAGAAGACGAAGCACCGCTCGGCGTGGTGGTACGGCTTCTACGTCTTCGCGGGCCTGGGCGCCCTGGCCAAGGGCATCCTGGGCGTGGGCCTGCCGGCGGTCATCCTGCTCCTCTACGCCATCCTCTGCGTCATCCCCTGGGACGGCGCGAGCCTCGACGCGCACCTGCGCTGGCTGGTGGACGGGGGCTTCCGCAAGGACGTGCGCGAGGGCCGTCAGCCCATGCCGGTGCTCTGGGGGCAGATGTACCGGATGCGCCTGGGCTCGGGCATCCTCGTCTTCTTCGCGGTGGCGGCGCCCTGGTACGTGGTGCTGTCGCTCTTCAAGGGCCTGGACGACGAGAACAAGCTGTTCTGGTACCGCTTCTTCGTCCACGACCACTTGAACCGCCTCACCGCGGGCGTCTTCACGACCACGCCGGGCGGCACGTTCATCTACTTCATCGAGCAGGGCGGCTTCGCCATCTTCCCCTGGGTGGCGCTGCTGCCGGGCGCCTTCGCCGTGGTGTCGCGGCTGAAGCTGCGCTCGAAGAGCAACGCGGACCACCTGGCCGCCATCGCCGCGCTGTGGGTGGCCTTCTCCTTCGTGCTGCTGGCCTCCAGCGCCACCAAGTTCCACCACTACGTCTTCCCGGTGCTGCCCGGCCTGGCCATCCTGCTGGCCCTGTTCGCCGACAGGCTGTGGGAGGACGGCATCTCCGAGCACGGGGTGAGCCTCATCTTCGGCCTCGTCCTCTTCATCCTCGTGGGCAAGGACCTGTCGGAGAACCCGAAGCACTTCACCGACCTGTTCGTCTTCAACTATGAGCGCCCCTATCCGCAGGAACTGGTGACGAAGCCCATCTCGTTCTTCGCCACGCGCCCGCTGTGGGCCGGGGACCTGGTCACCCTGGTGCTGCTGGGCTTCGGCGTCTATCTCTCCTTCGAGGCCTTCTCCCCGCGGACGAAGGACAAGGAGAAGGCGACGCCGGGCTCTCGCGTGGTGGCGCTGTTGATGGTGCTGGGCGGTCTGGCGACGCTGGGGGCGGTGGCCTCGGGCGGGAAGGTGTCCGCGTCGGCCCTCGTGGGCGTGGCGGTGGGCGCGACCGGAGCGTTCGCCGGCTGGCAGTCGCTGCGCGCGGACAAGGACTCCCGCTCTTCGCTCCAGGTCATGGCCGCCGCGCTGGTCCTGGTGGGCGTGGCCCTGGCGGTGCGTGGCTTGCGTCATCCCGCGGGCGAGGACTCGCTGCTGCGCTCGCTGTCCCAGGACATCAACGTCAAGGGCGCGCTGGGCTTCGTCTTCTCCGTCGCGGGCGTCATGGCCGTGGTGGCGGCGCTGATGCGCGCCCGGGTGATGCTCTTCAGCACCTTCTGGGTGCTGGCCGCGGGCTTCGCGCTCTGGTTCAACTGGAACCACTGGGTGGACCTGTCCCACCACTGGACGCAGCGCGACCTGTTCTGGCGCTACTACGCCCAGCGCAAGGAGGGGGAGCCCATCGTCGCGTTCCTGATGAACTGGCGCGGCGAGACGTTCTACTCGCAGAACACCGTGGAGCAGTACCGCAGCGGTGACTACAACGCGAAGATGCGCTCGCTGGCCAACCGCCCCGGCCGCGAGTGGGTGCTGGTGGAGCACAACCGCCTGGGCGTGCTGCGCAGCGCGGTGGGCGCCGACAAGGTCGTCACCCCCGTGGACAAGGACATCAACAACAAGTTCGTCCTGGTGACCGTCGATTGAGCGGCATCCAGGTCCAGGGGTTGGGCAAGCGCTTCGGCGACCGCGTCGCCGTGGAGGCGCTCGACTTCCACGTGCGGCCCGGTGAGGTGTTCGGGCTGCTGGGGCCCAACGGCGCCGGGAAGACGACGACGGTGCGCATGCTCACCGGCCTGCTGCGCCCCAGCGAGGGCGCGGCGACGGTGTGGGGCCACCGCGTGGACCGCGACGGCGAGTCGCTGCGCAAGGTGGTGGGGCTGCTCACCGAACAGCCCGGCCTCTACGACCGGCTCACGGCGAAGGAGAACCTGCGCTTCTTCATGAAGCTGCACGAGCTGGACGAGTCCCTCGCCTGGCCTCGCGTGCTGCACTACTTGAAGCGCTTCGGCCTGGACGGGCGCGAGGCGGAGCCCATCGGAGGCTTCTCCAAGGGCATGCGCCAGAAGCTGGCCATCGTCCGCACGCTGGTGCACGACCCGCGCGTCATCTTCCTCGACGAGCCGACCAGCGGGCTGGACCCGGAGTCCGCGCGCACCGTGCGGGACGCGGTGGCGGAGCTCGCCTCCGAGGGGCGCACCATCGTCCTGTGCTCGCACAACCTCGCGGAGGTGGAGCGGCTGTGCGAGCGCGTCGCGGTGGTGAAGCGGAGGCTGCTCCTCATGGGGCCCGTGCGCGAGCTGCGGCGCACCGGGCAGGCGCTGGACGTGCGCGTGGAGGGCGAGGCGGAGCGCTTCCGCGACGCGCTGGCCCTGCTGCCCTTCGCCACCAACGTGCTGGCGGAGGGCCGGAGCCTGCGCGTCATGCTGGCGGACGAGGCGCACGCGCCCGACGTGGTGGCGTGCCTGGTGGGCGCCGGGGCGCGCGTGCACAGCGCCGTGCCCGCGCAGCGCCCGCTCGAAGAGGTGTACC from Myxococcus stipitatus encodes the following:
- a CDS encoding rhomboid family intramembrane serine protease; the protein is MTRGAVDADALVRWGAKAGPLILEVGQGWRLLTANLLHRDGLHLALNLLVLAAAGVVLERTCRRWDYVALLCVSGLATMSGSLAWSGAVSVGASGLVYGCIGALLVLGRRHRLERASRLRGFSGESALPTVLVFLWMGWTSVGVDNAGHLGGLVAGLLMGLFLEPRGAASQAHSLAGRPLVSVGVALGVAALVVVERSGWRVERDDGFGVSVAMPQGWRGELDGQGRRTFSNGLVGLGRATFSAEAIETGEAGDGLSQARHFVEESLPLGAPGPEGRAVSVLGPSTTRVGGRVAQRLRAELASPEGPRHLLALFVPRGEWVYRLVFTWPAEWPEYQDIVSRMVAELRFDEPSVLREARGRALLTPGAAGPQRELGGVLRRLGQPREAVLPLAESVRLAPSHVGTRVELARALLDSGRVEEGCHAADEASLYGPSDTGALEAGVRCELARGRLTRALERLEEARRVDPQDARLRAAEAALRGVMEASRRE
- a CDS encoding RNA ligase (ATP), coding for MERKLVSIQHIDHVEPIPGADNIQKARVMGWDVVVSKGDFAPGDACVFFEIDSQLPEGAPWAEFLRPRGFRVKTARLRGVLSQGLALPTSILDGDTPPVGTDVRERLGVVKFEPTPSDARDVAGPFPGAVPKTDEIRLQSMLGVLEELRGHDFFVTTKLDGSSATYFRPLEGPLVACSRNWALKPGPNPVWRMVERYALDTVLPPGFAIQGELCGPGIQKNRLGLGETDLFVFSVHDTRTGRFLDHADFIAFCARHGLRTVPVEHVVTGEAARAFPHTLARYLELAQGVYAGTRSRKEGIVIRPLVERHSPTLGGRLSFKVINNDFLLKDED
- a CDS encoding ABC transporter ATP-binding protein; translation: MSGIQVQGLGKRFGDRVAVEALDFHVRPGEVFGLLGPNGAGKTTTVRMLTGLLRPSEGAATVWGHRVDRDGESLRKVVGLLTEQPGLYDRLTAKENLRFFMKLHELDESLAWPRVLHYLKRFGLDGREAEPIGGFSKGMRQKLAIVRTLVHDPRVIFLDEPTSGLDPESARTVRDAVAELASEGRTIVLCSHNLAEVERLCERVAVVKRRLLLMGPVRELRRTGQALDVRVEGEAERFRDALALLPFATNVLAEGRSLRVMLADEAHAPDVVACLVGAGARVHSAVPAQRPLEEVYLDLLREGRG
- a CDS encoding ArnT family glycosyltransferase, whose amino-acid sequence is MASDGEQQQREETFTEAILGKETLSSRWAQRWLALPLTLRVVLSTAGFAALVFLPYLGAVGLWDCWETHYGEVARMMIVRRDYVFPYWENAWFFSKPPLTMWMQALGMQVVGAVRESGAMGLYTEWGMRVPFALLSITAVALLSLAVSRVVSLRAGLATGFILVTMPLYFLLTRQTVTDTPFVTTLICAMSCALIGQLDEKTKHRSAWWYGFYVFAGLGALAKGILGVGLPAVILLLYAILCVIPWDGASLDAHLRWLVDGGFRKDVREGRQPMPVLWGQMYRMRLGSGILVFFAVAAPWYVVLSLFKGLDDENKLFWYRFFVHDHLNRLTAGVFTTTPGGTFIYFIEQGGFAIFPWVALLPGAFAVVSRLKLRSKSNADHLAAIAALWVAFSFVLLASSATKFHHYVFPVLPGLAILLALFADRLWEDGISEHGVSLIFGLVLFILVGKDLSENPKHFTDLFVFNYERPYPQELVTKPISFFATRPLWAGDLVTLVLLGFGVYLSFEAFSPRTKDKEKATPGSRVVALLMVLGGLATLGAVASGGKVSASALVGVAVGATGAFAGWQSLRADKDSRSSLQVMAAALVLVGVALAVRGLRHPAGEDSLLRSLSQDINVKGALGFVFSVAGVMAVVAALMRARVMLFSTFWVLAAGFALWFNWNHWVDLSHHWTQRDLFWRYYAQRKEGEPIVAFLMNWRGETFYSQNTVEQYRSGDYNAKMRSLANRPGREWVLVEHNRLGVLRSAVGADKVVTPVDKDINNKFVLVTVD